The nucleotide sequence GGCGACCGCCGCCGCGATCAAGGCGGAGCTGAAGGAGCGCGTCAGCGCGCTGCGTGAGAAGGGCATCGTCCCGGGGCTCGGCACGATCCTGGTCGGCGACGACCCGGGCTCGCAGTGGTACGTCGCGGGCAAGCACCGCGACTGCGCCGAGGTCGGCATCGCCTCCATCCGCCGCGATCTGCCCGCCGACATCTCGCAGGCCGAGCTGGAGGCAGTGGTCGAGGAGCTCAACGGCGACCCCGACTGCACCGGCTTCATCGTGCAGCTGCCGCTGCCGGGCCACCTCGACACCGACGCCATCCTCGAGCTCGTCGACCCGGCGAAGGATGCGGACGGCCTGCACCCGACGAACCTCGGCCGCCTGGTCCTCAACGTCAACCGGCCGATCACGTCGCCTCTGCCGTGCACGCCGCGGGGCGTGATCGAGCTGATGCTGCGGCATGGCATCGACATCCGCGGCAAGGATGTCGTGGTCGTCGGGCGGGGAGTCACGGTCGGCCGCTCGATCGGCGCACTGCTGACCCGCCGCGAGTACAACGCGACCGTCACGCTCACCCACACCGGCACCCACGATCTCGACGCGCACCTCCGACGCGCCGACATCATCGTGGGCGCCGCCGGTGTCGCCGGGCTGGTCACCGCCGCGAACGTCAAGCCCGGTGCGATCGTGCTCGACGTGGGCGTGAGCCGCGTGGAGGACCCGGTGACCGGCAAGAGCGTCGTCGCGGGCGATGTGGCTCCGGATGTGGCCGAGGTCGCCTCCTGGGTCTCCCCGAACCCGGGCGGAGTCGGGCCGATGACGCGCGCGCTGCTGCTGCAGAACGTCGTCGAGTCGGCGGAGCGGGAGCTGCAGTGACCGACGCGTCGCGCGAGCGGACGCATCCTGCTGTCGAGCGCGTCGAGGCGGCGCTGCTCGCGGCGGGGGTCGAGCCGCGGGTCCGCTGGTTCGAGTCGGCGACGCCGACCGCAGCGTCTGCCGCCGCCGAGCTCGGGGTCGAGGTGGGGGCGATCGCGAACTCGCTCGTCTTCACCATCGACGGCGAGCCCCTTCTCGTGATGACCTCCGGCGCCCACCGCGTCGACACCGCGTTCCTGGGCGAGCGGCTCGGCGGCCGCATCCGCCGCGCCGACGCCGAGACCGTCAAGGCGGCGACCGGGCAGACGATCGGCGGCGTCGCACCCGTCGGTCACCCCCAGCACCTGCGGACCGTGGTGGATGTGGCGCTCGCCGGCTACCCGGAGGTCTGGGCGGCCGCAGGTCACGCCCACACCGTCTTCCCCACCACGTTCGACGAGCTGGTGCGCCTCACCGGCGGCGACCCGCACCCCGTCGAGCCCTAGCCCCTCCTCATCCCGCCCCCGCCCCCACCGTCGAGTCCGCAAACTTTGCACACGACGCGCCGCAGGGGCGTGCAAAGATCGCGGACTCGACGGTGGGCGGAGGGGGAGTGGGTCAGCGGTCGACGACGACGATGAAGCGCTTCGTGACGACGCGCTCGCCGGACGTGCCACGGAGTTCGCCGAGGGCCGCGAGCACGCGGTCGAGGATGCGCGGGCGCAGGGGCAGCGGTGCCTCGTCCGGCTGGTCCACCGTCCCCGCCGGATAGTCCACGCCCGGCTCCGTGGACATCTCGATGTGCGCGCCGCGCAGCTCGCGCACGGGCGCGGGCGGGTCGTCGCGGAAGCGGATCAGCCGCTCGATCGTCGCCCGGTACTGGCCGAGGTCGCGCACGTACAGCCGCGCTGGGAGGACGGTGTCGCCGGTGAACAGGATGCCCGTCTGCCGGTCGAAGAACACCACGGCGGAGGGTTCGTGCCCCGGCCCGCCGATGACGTCGATCACCCGGCGGCCCAGATCGTACGTGACAGCCGCATCCGGCCAGGTCGGGAAGCCGAAGAAGCCGATCACCTCGGCTGGGCTGGTGCCGACGACCGTCGTGCCCGGCCGATCCCGCAGCAGCGCGTCACCCGCGATGTGGTCGCCGTGCGCGTGCGAGTGCGCGACGACGAGGGGATACGGCCGCACGAACACGACCGGGTTGCGCCGCAGCCAGTCGGCGATCAGGCCTTCGACCGTCGCTCGCAGCGGGAACACCGCCTCATCGGAGGTCGCGCCGGTGTCGATCAGGAGGGCCCGCTCACGCCCGAACAGCAGGTAGAGGAACGGCGCCTCCCAGTGCGACGTCTTGGGCTGCCGCACCTGGACGGTGTCCGCGTCGAGCCACACGACGACCGGATCGTTCACTCCCTGTCCACTCACGCGTCACAGTGTGACACCACAGGGTGACCGGGAGGTGAACCGGCCGACCGGCCGAACAGGCCGCCCGCTCAGCTCTCGCGCCGAGCACCCTCCGACGCCTGCACCGTGAAGAGGTCCGGCTGGCCGAACCCGTGCTCCGCGAACGCGCCGTCCAGCGCGACGAGCACGCGGCTGAGCGCGTCCGTCGGCACGAGGGCGATGGCCGAGCCTCCGAAGCCGCCGCCGGTCATCCGCGCGCCGATCGCGCCGTTCGCCTGCGCCGTCTCCACGGCGAGGTCGAGCTCGGGCACCGAGATCTCGAAGTCGTCGCGCATCGACACGTGGGACGCGTCGAGCAGCTCGCCGATCGCGGCCGGCCCCTGCTCGCGGAGGGTGCGCACGGTGTCGAGCACCCGCTGGTCCTCCGTGACGACGTGACGGACGCGACGGAAGGTCACGTCGTCCATGAGCTCGCGCGCGCGGTCGAGGTCGCCGACGGACACATCCCGCAGCGCCTCGACGCCCAGGATGCGCGCGCCCTCTTCGCACGAGGCGCGGCGTTCGGCATAGCCGCCGGTGGCGTGGGAGTGCGTCACACCGGTGTCGATGATGAGGATCTCGAGCCCGGCGGCCTCGAGCCCCAGCGGCACGACCTCGGAGTCGAGCGACCGGCAGTCGAGGAAGACGGCCGCGTCGCGCTCGCCGAGGAGGGAGGCGGACTGGTCCATGATGCCCGTCGGCGCTCCGACCGCGACGTTCTCGGCGCGCTGGCCGACCCGGGCAAGGGTGCGGCGGTCGAATCCGAGACGCCACAGGTCGTTGAGCGCCACGGCAACGGCGCCCTCGATCGCCGCGGACGACGACAGGCCGGCACCGACGGGCACATTG is from Leifsonia sp. 466MF and encodes:
- a CDS encoding bifunctional methylenetetrahydrofolate dehydrogenase/methenyltetrahydrofolate cyclohydrolase, giving the protein MTAQILDGKATAAAIKAELKERVSALREKGIVPGLGTILVGDDPGSQWYVAGKHRDCAEVGIASIRRDLPADISQAELEAVVEELNGDPDCTGFIVQLPLPGHLDTDAILELVDPAKDADGLHPTNLGRLVLNVNRPITSPLPCTPRGVIELMLRHGIDIRGKDVVVVGRGVTVGRSIGALLTRREYNATVTLTHTGTHDLDAHLRRADIIVGAAGVAGLVTAANVKPGAIVLDVGVSRVEDPVTGKSVVAGDVAPDVAEVASWVSPNPGGVGPMTRALLLQNVVESAERELQ
- a CDS encoding MBL fold metallo-hydrolase; amino-acid sequence: MSGQGVNDPVVVWLDADTVQVRQPKTSHWEAPFLYLLFGRERALLIDTGATSDEAVFPLRATVEGLIADWLRRNPVVFVRPYPLVVAHSHAHGDHIAGDALLRDRPGTTVVGTSPAEVIGFFGFPTWPDAAVTYDLGRRVIDVIGGPGHEPSAVVFFDRQTGILFTGDTVLPARLYVRDLGQYRATIERLIRFRDDPPAPVRELRGAHIEMSTEPGVDYPAGTVDQPDEAPLPLRPRILDRVLAALGELRGTSGERVVTKRFIVVVDR
- the galK gene encoding galactokinase, translating into MTDLRTGVRDDFAEVFGREPDGVWSAPGRVNLIGEHTDYNLGFVLPFAINRRTVAAVGARDDRVIRVGSTFADEVVEIPLDDLAPEVLSGWSAYPLGVAWALGQFGTDLAAVPGVDILLDSNVPVGAGLSSSAAIEGAVAVALNDLWRLGFDRRTLARVGQRAENVAVGAPTGIMDQSASLLGERDAAVFLDCRSLDSEVVPLGLEAAGLEILIIDTGVTHSHATGGYAERRASCEEGARILGVEALRDVSVGDLDRARELMDDVTFRRVRHVVTEDQRVLDTVRTLREQGPAAIGELLDASHVSMRDDFEISVPELDLAVETAQANGAIGARMTGGGFGGSAIALVPTDALSRVLVALDGAFAEHGFGQPDLFTVQASEGARRES
- a CDS encoding YbaK/EbsC family protein, with the translated sequence MTDASRERTHPAVERVEAALLAAGVEPRVRWFESATPTAASAAAELGVEVGAIANSLVFTIDGEPLLVMTSGAHRVDTAFLGERLGGRIRRADAETVKAATGQTIGGVAPVGHPQHLRTVVDVALAGYPEVWAAAGHAHTVFPTTFDELVRLTGGDPHPVEP